One genomic window of Mogibacterium diversum includes the following:
- a CDS encoding sensor histidine kinase, producing the protein MKTKRSKWDPNSIRAVSLMYFMVFAAVILLMVWFMQSFFMNTYYERMMAQEAQTTANKLGNYYSTNKDNFDAYARKAADRNGLYIRLETADSTSEYGNSGLSQGDIPHYQFEISDAKDKLAKSSLGKISLTVTEKGNKASRLVYATYLGNRDDGNILYMIAPLYPVESTISILRSQLLYITFITLMIASMLAIIMSTWLSLPIASITKSAVQLSNGNYNVNFNGGIFTETNELARTLNKASYEMQKTDSYQRDLIANVSHDLKTPLTMIKSYAEMINDISGDNPEKRAEHLAVIIAEADRLNKLVSDMLSASRLQSNSAELNMTKFDIVKAATEVEETFEVLNQQEGYNISFNKCKTAYVYGDYDKLKQVMANLISNAIKYCGKDKYVRIELKKVGRNVRFDVIDHGDGIAAEEISHVWERYYRTSANRNRNIEGTGLGLSIVKGILSLHNANYGVESEEGKGSDFWFELATVKK; encoded by the coding sequence ATGAAGACAAAGAGAAGTAAGTGGGATCCAAACAGCATACGTGCTGTCTCGCTTATGTACTTTATGGTATTTGCCGCTGTGATCTTACTCATGGTATGGTTCATGCAGAGTTTTTTCATGAACACCTACTACGAACGAATGATGGCACAGGAGGCGCAGACGACGGCAAACAAGCTGGGCAACTACTATTCCACTAACAAGGATAATTTCGATGCGTATGCGCGAAAAGCCGCTGACCGAAATGGTCTATATATAAGGCTAGAAACAGCCGATTCGACTTCAGAATATGGAAACAGCGGTCTGTCACAGGGCGATATCCCTCATTATCAGTTCGAGATTTCAGATGCAAAGGACAAGCTAGCGAAGAGTTCTCTAGGTAAAATTTCTCTCACTGTCACTGAAAAGGGAAATAAGGCATCGCGCCTAGTGTATGCTACGTACCTTGGGAATCGTGATGACGGAAACATCCTATACATGATTGCTCCTCTCTACCCAGTGGAGTCTACCATATCGATTTTGCGTTCGCAGCTACTATACATCACGTTTATAACACTGATGATTGCCAGCATGCTCGCAATCATCATGTCGACCTGGTTATCACTACCTATTGCGAGCATCACAAAGTCAGCAGTCCAGCTGAGCAACGGCAATTATAACGTGAATTTTAATGGAGGAATATTTACCGAGACTAATGAGTTAGCTAGAACGCTCAATAAAGCTTCATATGAGATGCAGAAGACAGATTCATATCAGCGAGACTTAATCGCCAATGTGTCACACGATCTCAAGACTCCGCTAACGATGATAAAATCATATGCTGAGATGATTAACGATATCTCGGGAGATAATCCAGAGAAGCGCGCTGAACATCTTGCAGTTATTATCGCAGAGGCAGATAGGCTCAACAAGCTCGTATCTGATATGCTCTCCGCTTCGAGGCTTCAGTCTAACTCAGCTGAGCTAAACATGACTAAATTCGATATCGTAAAGGCCGCTACTGAAGTAGAAGAGACTTTCGAGGTACTTAATCAGCAAGAGGGCTACAATATATCATTCAACAAATGTAAGACTGCGTATGTATATGGCGATTACGATAAGCTTAAGCAAGTTATGGCAAATCTCATATCCAATGCTATTAAGTATTGCGGTAAGGATAAGTACGTGCGAATCGAACTCAAGAAAGTCGGTCGCAATGTTAGATTTGATGTAATTGACCACGGCGACGGAATAGCCGCTGAAGAGATATCCCACGTATGGGAACGCTATTACAGAACTAGCGCTAACCGAAACCGCAACATAGAAGGAACTGGCCTTGGCCTATCCATCGTAAAAGGCATCTTAAGCCTCCACAATGCCAATTATGGAGTTGAAAGCGAAGAGGGCAAAGGAAGTGACTTTTGGTTTGAGCTGGCGACCGTTAAGAAGTAG